One window of Cohnella hashimotonis genomic DNA carries:
- a CDS encoding CBO0543 family protein has protein sequence MSEKSLLGEIEDVHRKLTELRQDYWLHYDLFSPQWWLMLAALILPWIVWWRLVDKSRLKDILLFGVSIGYLIFLLDHFGYELNLWIYPHKLFRFIPELSAVDFGMLPVLHMLVYQYFPKWRSFLIAETIMGAVFAFVLEPISVWIGVYEMLHWQHFYSFPIYVAKSALVKGVLEGLGRIQFRSSASARSTANYRANRE, from the coding sequence ATGTCGGAGAAGTCCCTGCTCGGAGAAATAGAGGATGTCCATCGAAAGCTGACCGAACTGAGACAAGACTACTGGCTGCACTACGATCTGTTTTCGCCTCAATGGTGGTTGATGCTCGCGGCTCTTATCCTGCCATGGATCGTCTGGTGGCGGCTCGTCGACAAATCGAGACTGAAGGATATTTTGTTATTCGGCGTCTCGATCGGTTACCTCATATTCTTGTTGGATCATTTCGGTTATGAGCTGAATTTATGGATATATCCGCATAAGCTTTTTAGATTTATTCCCGAGTTGTCGGCGGTCGACTTCGGGATGCTGCCCGTCTTGCACATGCTGGTTTATCAATACTTTCCCAAATGGCGGTCGTTTTTGATCGCAGAAACGATCATGGGCGCGGTGTTTGCATTTGTCTTAGAGCCCATTAGCGTATGGATCGGTGTATACGAGATGCTCCATTGGCAGCACTTTTACTCGTTTCCGATCTACGTCGCCAAATCCGCGCTCGTCAAAGGCGTTTTGGAGGGGCTGGGCCGCATACAATTCCGATCGTCTGCAAGCGCCCGGAGTACGGCGAACTATCGCGCCAACCGCGAGTAA
- a CDS encoding ABC transporter permease: protein MHKSHGLIAELKKNKMLFLMLTPAVVYFIIFNYLPMGGVVVAFKYFEFDKGIFHSPWVGLKNFSFFFRSGQAWLLTKNTILYNLAFILVGMAFQVGVAIIFSELKGKWLKKAMQSSMLLPYFISWVVVGSFVYGIFNYEFGSLNTLLKSIGMEPVDIYGRPSLWFFIIVGFYLWKLIGYGSIVYLAAILGINPELYESAELDGANIFQRIRHITLPLLKITIVIMVLLQVGGILRGNLDMFYQLVGNNGLLFNKTDVIDTFVFRALYQQGLDLGLPAAAGLYQSAVGFVIIISLNYVIKKVNPDYALF, encoded by the coding sequence ATGCACAAATCGCACGGCTTGATCGCGGAGCTAAAAAAAAACAAAATGCTGTTTCTCATGCTGACCCCCGCGGTCGTCTACTTTATTATTTTCAACTACTTGCCGATGGGCGGGGTCGTCGTCGCCTTCAAGTACTTCGAATTCGACAAAGGCATCTTCCACAGCCCCTGGGTCGGTCTCAAAAACTTCTCCTTCTTCTTCCGGTCCGGCCAGGCCTGGCTGCTCACCAAGAACACGATCCTCTACAACCTGGCCTTCATTTTGGTCGGCATGGCGTTTCAGGTCGGCGTCGCGATCATCTTCTCGGAGCTCAAGGGCAAATGGCTCAAAAAAGCGATGCAGTCCTCGATGCTCCTGCCATACTTTATCTCCTGGGTCGTCGTCGGATCGTTTGTGTACGGCATTTTCAACTACGAATTCGGCAGCCTTAACACGCTGCTGAAGTCCATCGGCATGGAGCCGGTCGACATCTACGGCCGGCCGTCGCTCTGGTTTTTCATCATCGTCGGTTTCTATCTCTGGAAGCTCATCGGCTACGGCAGCATCGTCTATCTGGCGGCGATCCTGGGCATCAATCCCGAGCTGTACGAGTCGGCGGAGCTGGACGGCGCGAACATTTTTCAACGGATCCGCCATATCACGCTCCCGCTGCTCAAGATCACGATCGTCATCATGGTCCTGCTCCAGGTCGGCGGCATCCTGCGAGGCAACCTCGACATGTTCTACCAGCTCGTCGGGAACAACGGCCTCTTGTTCAACAAGACCGACGTCATCGACACGTTCGTATTCCGCGCGCTGTACCAGCAGGGTCTGGATCTGGGACTGCCGGCCGCTGCAGGCTTGTACCAATCGGCGGTGGGCTTCGTCATCATCATCTCGCTGAACTACGTTATCAAGAAGGTGAATCCCGATTATGCGTTATTTTAG
- a CDS encoding carbon-nitrogen hydrolase family protein, whose product MTNRMPPPGAAGWQTWAPHEALAPIFDRDMRDGESVLIIRATGSPNAYGKWIGKTAGVEGRKTYDIAADYLATGIDAIRADVYALVTWSDANGALLTRDYIDQSREALPDGWIGLRRTMTAPAGAAFAELELAFRWSASGEVAWRRPSVAETAATAQLPIRTVRVATTLINKFSGSRTGNLADMSDLLDQAGAQRADIVCLSEGVYEQGVGGRGYGQFGEPIPGAFTNFLASHARKHRYYVIASLFETDGDVLYNTAVLIDRDGRISGKYRKTHLPLFEAEMGVTPGSEYPVFDTDFGRIGILICWDSYFPEPARLLALKGAELLFVPTQGNARIQSLARAVDNGVHVVVAGMWEEKPSRIVDPRGDVLAELSEEAHGVAVAEIDLGKPFYKNWLSVGDADGEARSLFRRERRPSTYGDLTI is encoded by the coding sequence ATGACCAATCGCATGCCGCCGCCGGGCGCGGCGGGCTGGCAAACCTGGGCGCCGCATGAAGCGCTGGCGCCTATATTCGACAGGGATATGCGGGACGGCGAGTCCGTCCTGATCATTCGGGCTACGGGCTCGCCGAACGCCTACGGGAAGTGGATCGGCAAAACGGCCGGCGTCGAGGGCAGAAAAACCTATGACATCGCCGCCGACTATCTCGCGACCGGCATCGACGCGATCCGCGCAGACGTGTACGCGCTAGTCACCTGGTCCGACGCGAACGGAGCGCTGCTCACGCGCGACTACATCGATCAATCCCGCGAAGCGCTGCCGGATGGCTGGATCGGCCTTCGCAGGACGATGACGGCCCCCGCCGGCGCCGCGTTCGCCGAGCTCGAGCTCGCATTCAGATGGTCGGCGAGCGGAGAGGTCGCCTGGCGGAGACCGTCCGTCGCGGAGACCGCAGCTACCGCGCAACTGCCGATCAGAACGGTCCGCGTCGCTACGACCCTGATCAATAAGTTCAGCGGCAGCCGCACGGGAAATCTCGCCGACATGAGCGACTTGCTGGACCAGGCCGGCGCGCAGCGGGCGGATATCGTATGCCTGAGCGAAGGCGTCTACGAGCAAGGCGTCGGCGGGCGCGGCTATGGCCAATTCGGCGAGCCGATTCCGGGAGCGTTCACGAACTTTCTAGCCAGCCATGCGCGGAAGCACAGATACTACGTCATCGCGAGCTTGTTCGAGACGGACGGTGACGTTCTTTATAACACCGCCGTCCTGATCGACCGGGACGGCCGCATCTCGGGCAAGTACCGAAAGACGCATCTGCCGCTCTTCGAAGCGGAGATGGGCGTGACGCCAGGCAGCGAATACCCGGTGTTCGACACCGATTTCGGCCGGATCGGCATCCTGATCTGCTGGGACAGCTACTTCCCCGAGCCCGCGCGGCTGCTGGCGCTCAAGGGAGCCGAGCTGCTCTTCGTGCCGACGCAGGGCAACGCGCGCATCCAGTCGCTCGCGAGAGCGGTCGACAACGGCGTCCATGTCGTGGTCGCGGGCATGTGGGAGGAAAAGCCTAGCCGGATCGTCGATCCCCGGGGCGATGTGCTTGCGGAGCTGTCCGAGGAAGCGCACGGCGTCGCGGTCGCGGAGATCGACCTCGGCAAGCCGTTCTACAAAAACTGGCTGTCGGTCGGGGACGCCGACGGTGAAGCCCGCTCGCTGTTCCGCCGGGAGAGGCGCCCAAGCACGTACGGCGATCTGACGATCTAG
- a CDS encoding acetylxylan esterase has translation MNAIQARIEALRQYTASNTAPDDLEAFWARACREADASAAYSAIQPAASPFRQAQVFKVIYAGAADTPVHAWFLLPPDPLQQPAPCVVVFHGYSLSKGLPEEHAAWLLMGYAVLAVDVRGQGGDTGNGLPQAHGMAKGWITKGILDPERSYFRAIAIDALRAVRCAMAMPEVDPARVFAFGGSQGGGLALLAAALAPGLRAAIAHVPNMCHMDLGIMQSVGSIAEAADFATRFPDSLDDVLRTLSYFDIVNLADRIALPVHVTVGLKDTTCLPETIFAAYNRIASPDKSIEVHPFMGHAIPPGYYAAAHAFYSRLAR, from the coding sequence ATGAACGCCATTCAAGCGCGAATCGAAGCGCTGCGCCAATATACCGCCTCCAACACCGCACCCGACGATCTTGAAGCCTTCTGGGCGCGCGCATGCCGGGAGGCCGACGCATCGGCCGCCTATTCCGCGATCCAGCCCGCAGCCTCTCCTTTCCGGCAAGCGCAAGTGTTCAAAGTGATCTATGCCGGCGCAGCCGACACGCCTGTCCACGCCTGGTTCCTGCTGCCGCCGGATCCGCTGCAGCAGCCCGCTCCCTGCGTCGTCGTCTTCCACGGCTACTCGCTCTCCAAGGGTCTGCCCGAAGAGCATGCGGCATGGCTGCTCATGGGCTATGCCGTACTCGCCGTCGACGTGCGCGGACAAGGCGGCGATACGGGCAACGGGCTGCCGCAAGCGCACGGCATGGCCAAGGGCTGGATCACCAAGGGCATCCTCGATCCGGAGCGCTCCTACTTCCGGGCGATCGCGATCGACGCCCTGCGCGCCGTCCGATGCGCGATGGCTATGCCCGAGGTCGATCCCGCGCGCGTATTCGCCTTCGGCGGCAGCCAGGGCGGCGGACTGGCGCTGCTCGCGGCCGCGCTTGCTCCCGGGCTGCGGGCGGCGATCGCGCATGTGCCGAACATGTGCCACATGGACCTCGGCATCATGCAGTCGGTCGGCTCGATCGCCGAAGCCGCGGACTTCGCGACGCGGTTCCCGGACAGCCTGGACGATGTGCTCCGCACGCTAAGCTACTTCGACATCGTGAATCTGGCGGATCGCATCGCGCTGCCCGTGCACGTCACGGTCGGCCTGAAGGATACGACCTGCCTGCCCGAGACCATCTTCGCCGCCTACAACCGGATCGCCTCCCCGGACAAGTCAATAGAGGTCCATCCGTTCATGGGACACGCGATTCCGCCGGGATATTACGCGGCTGCTCACGCTTTTTACTCGCGGTTGGCGCGATAG
- a CDS encoding S-layer homology domain-containing protein translates to MGYSTWKRTSKRMLRMSVMFLVCTVVYASLIGNFGTRIYAESAPPHFEEQPQDATINAGQDASFTAVAGNYDTLQWQVDTGSGFADVDNTAPYDGVHSDTLSITAATIGMSGYKYRLVASNTVSTVESDTVTLTVNSADDAPQPTITLQPADQTMNVGDHASITLVVTAQVSGGGVLSYQWYRSDPVNGLFALSGKTGASLTVPTTSAGENDYYVVVTNTDTSIPGTQTASVTSRTAKVKVNALAGAATPKIDTQPTADTVVDQNDSVVLHVEASLNAGDSGTLSYQWYRSDSASADSSVQLGGKTSDSFTVPTGGSGVFYYFVVVTNTDNSAPGDKTASVASAVAKVTVNALANAAPPTISTQPADDTVDAGDSVVLHVAASGSGSLSYQWYRNDSDSNAGGFQLANAIGDSFTVPTGSAGVNYYYVIVTNTDASVAGTKTASVASNAAKITVNALASAAPPTIGTEPADDSVDVGDSVILHVAASGTGTLSYQWYRNDSDSTSSGVQLTNATSDSFTVPTGSAGVNYYYVVVTNTDNSVAGTKTVSVASRAAKVTVNALDDAAAPTIGTEPADDMVDEGDSVVLHVVANGTGTLSYQWYRNDSSSTTGGFQLAGATSDSFTVPTGAAGVNYYYVVVTNTDNSVTGTKTASVASRAAKVTVNGLDDAELPTIGTEPADDTVDEGGGITLHVAATLNGSGQLSYQWYRNDSNSTIGSSQIMNATGTSLTVPTADAGVTYYYAVVTNTDLNAPGNKTVSVASRIAKVTVNALENAQAPVIDTQTTSDQTVNEGDVLTLNVTARSTDGGTLTYQWYRVDDEFGNVAVNQATNANFNAHSAVAPGHAFEVYYYYPVVTNTNNDVPGITYASVTGEVIKVTVYANAEKPVFLTHPKNKTVNEGGSVTLKVEATVPVTGVLTYQWYRNTTNSTTDGTLISGATDGEYAVPTDSVGVTYYYAVATNTDPTALGYKVVSTTSAIAKVTVKALTYSIAPIADQTADELVQGYAPGTQQTKTISIANTGTGGLTNLAVSLSGEGAEDFVLTQPASTLESGSPAASFTVKAKDGLAAGTHTATVTIKAEHLTDVSFQVTQVVHEPPLTYSITPIADQTATELVQGYASGTQQTKTISIANTGTGGLTNLAVSLSGEGAEDFVLTQPASTLESGSPAASFTVAAKDGLAAGTHTATVTIKAEHLTDVSFQVTQVVHEPPLTYSIAPIADQTATELFQGYASGTQQTKTISIANTGTGGLTNLAVSLSGEGAEDFVLTQPASTLESGSPAASFTVKAKDGLAAGTHTATVTIKAEHLTDVSFQVTQVVHEPPLTYSITPIADQTATELFQGYASGTQQTKTISIANTGTGGLTNLAVSLSGEGAEDFVLTQPASTLESGSPAASFTVTAKDGLAAGTYTATVTITADHLTDVSFTVIQVVKAPENVSTGTGQPASTNIEVLVNGKAVYAGSATTSQVDGRSVTTVTLDPQKLAERLAVEGTGAIITIPVAAASDRIIVAFDGQAIQNLEQKRAVVELQAKNAIYNLPVQQVNFSSVVAQFGANIDLRDVKVLIEIAAPTADVAKIVENAATRGNFSLVVPPISFTVKLAYGDKTVEVTKFNSYVERKIALPEGSDHAKITTGIVVEPDGTVRHVPSKVTTIDGKDYVVINSLTNSTYAVVWNPLQFSDVAVHWAKDSVNDMGSRMVIGGTGDGLFSPDRDITRAEFAAIVVRGLGLKLEDGTTPFSDAGTSAGYSSAINTAFAYNLISGFEDGTFRPNDKITREQAMVIIAKAMKATGLSGDRGATAEDAFLSFADASSVATWAIDSVAANVQAGLVKGRTSTRLDPKAYITRAEVAAIVQRLLQKSDLI, encoded by the coding sequence ATGGGTTATTCAACATGGAAAAGAACATCGAAACGTATGCTGCGGATGTCCGTTATGTTTTTGGTCTGCACGGTTGTTTACGCCTCGCTGATCGGAAATTTCGGAACCAGAATCTATGCAGAATCCGCTCCACCGCATTTTGAAGAACAACCTCAAGATGCAACGATCAATGCGGGCCAGGACGCTTCCTTTACCGCAGTGGCGGGCAATTACGACACTCTTCAATGGCAAGTGGATACGGGCTCGGGTTTTGCGGATGTTGACAACACAGCGCCATACGACGGCGTGCATTCAGATACGTTGTCCATTACCGCTGCAACGATCGGGATGAGCGGCTATAAGTACCGGCTCGTGGCGAGTAATACTGTGTCTACAGTAGAGTCGGATACCGTAACCCTGACCGTAAATTCGGCGGATGACGCCCCGCAGCCTACGATTACCTTGCAGCCGGCCGATCAGACGATGAATGTCGGCGACCACGCCAGCATCACGCTGGTAGTCACGGCGCAAGTTAGCGGCGGCGGCGTACTGAGCTACCAATGGTACAGGAGCGATCCTGTCAATGGCCTCTTCGCGCTTTCGGGCAAGACCGGCGCTTCATTGACTGTGCCTACGACAAGTGCCGGCGAAAATGATTACTATGTCGTCGTCACCAATACGGACACCTCGATTCCGGGCACGCAGACCGCATCGGTGACCAGCCGTACGGCCAAAGTCAAAGTAAACGCGCTGGCGGGGGCGGCGACGCCTAAAATCGACACCCAGCCGACAGCCGATACGGTGGTTGACCAGAACGACAGCGTGGTTCTGCACGTAGAAGCTAGCTTGAACGCGGGCGACAGCGGTACGTTAAGCTACCAGTGGTATAGGAGCGATAGCGCCAGCGCCGATAGCAGCGTACAACTCGGCGGGAAGACCAGCGACTCGTTTACCGTACCGACCGGGGGTTCCGGCGTATTTTATTATTTTGTTGTCGTGACGAATACGGACAACTCGGCTCCGGGCGACAAAACCGCATCTGTCGCCAGCGCGGTAGCCAAGGTCACGGTGAACGCGTTGGCCAACGCTGCGCCGCCAACCATCAGTACGCAGCCGGCAGACGATACGGTTGATGCAGGCGACAGCGTCGTCCTTCACGTAGCCGCGAGCGGCTCAGGCTCGTTAAGCTACCAATGGTATCGAAACGATAGCGACAGCAACGCCGGAGGCTTCCAGCTGGCGAACGCAATCGGCGACTCGTTTACCGTACCTACAGGATCCGCAGGCGTAAATTACTATTACGTCATCGTCACCAATACAGACGCCTCGGTGGCGGGCACGAAGACCGCATCTGTCGCCAGTAACGCAGCCAAAATAACGGTGAACGCGTTGGCCAGTGCTGCGCCGCCGACCATCGGCACGGAGCCGGCAGACGATTCGGTTGATGTCGGAGACAGCGTGATCCTTCACGTAGCTGCGAGCGGTACGGGCACGTTAAGCTACCAATGGTACAGAAACGATAGCGACAGCACCTCGAGTGGCGTCCAGCTAACGAACGCGACCAGCGACTCGTTTACCGTACCGACAGGAAGCGCGGGCGTCAATTATTATTATGTCGTCGTCACCAATACCGACAACTCGGTGGCGGGCACGAAAACCGTATCGGTCGCCAGCAGAGCGGCCAAAGTTACGGTGAATGCGCTGGACGATGCGGCAGCGCCGACCATCGGCACGGAGCCGGCAGACGATATGGTCGACGAAGGCGACAGCGTCGTCCTGCACGTAGTCGCGAACGGCACCGGCACGTTAAGCTACCAATGGTACAGGAACGATAGCAGCAGCACGACTGGAGGCTTCCAACTGGCGGGTGCCACAAGCGATTCGTTTACCGTGCCGACTGGAGCGGCAGGCGTAAATTACTATTACGTCGTCGTCACCAACACCGACAACTCGGTGACGGGAACTAAAACCGCATCGGTTGCCAGCAGAGCCGCCAAAGTTACGGTGAACGGGCTGGATGATGCGGAATTGCCGACCATCGGCACGGAGCCGGCGGACGATACGGTAGACGAAGGCGGCGGCATCACCTTGCATGTAGCCGCTACCTTAAACGGCAGCGGCCAGTTGAGCTATCAGTGGTACAGAAACGATAGCAACAGCACCATCGGCAGCTCGCAGATTATGAATGCGACCGGCACCTCGCTTACCGTGCCGACAGCGGATGCTGGCGTAACGTATTATTACGCCGTCGTGACGAATACTGACCTTAATGCACCGGGCAACAAGACCGTATCGGTCGCCAGCCGTATCGCCAAAGTAACGGTGAATGCGCTGGAAAATGCCCAAGCGCCCGTAATCGACACCCAGACGACTTCCGACCAGACGGTAAATGAGGGAGACGTGCTCACGCTGAACGTGACGGCTCGCTCCACCGATGGCGGAACGCTGACTTACCAGTGGTATCGGGTAGACGATGAATTCGGCAACGTAGCAGTCAATCAGGCAACGAATGCTAATTTTAACGCGCATTCTGCGGTGGCTCCCGGACATGCCTTTGAAGTTTATTATTATTATCCGGTAGTGACGAATACGAACAACGACGTTCCCGGTATCACATACGCTTCTGTGACCGGCGAGGTCATTAAAGTAACGGTGTACGCGAACGCAGAAAAACCCGTTTTCCTTACGCATCCGAAGAATAAAACGGTGAATGAGGGCGGCAGCGTAACGCTAAAAGTCGAGGCAACCGTACCGGTCACCGGCGTATTAACCTACCAGTGGTACCGCAACACGACGAACAGCACGACGGACGGCACGCTCATCTCGGGCGCGACTGACGGCGAATACGCGGTACCGACGGACAGCGTCGGCGTCACGTACTATTATGCTGTAGCTACGAATACGGATCCTACAGCACTGGGCTACAAGGTCGTATCGACGACCAGCGCCATAGCCAAGGTGACGGTCAAAGCGCTGACGTACAGCATTGCTCCGATCGCGGATCAGACTGCGGATGAGCTAGTTCAAGGCTACGCACCGGGAACGCAGCAGACAAAGACGATCTCGATTGCGAATACCGGCACCGGCGGATTGACGAATCTCGCAGTATCGCTAAGCGGCGAGGGCGCCGAGGACTTCGTCCTCACGCAGCCTGCCTCGACGCTGGAGAGCGGCTCGCCCGCCGCCAGCTTCACGGTCAAGGCAAAGGACGGACTCGCCGCGGGAACGCACACCGCTACGGTCACGATCAAGGCCGAGCATTTGACGGATGTATCGTTCCAGGTGACACAGGTCGTCCATGAACCGCCGCTCACTTACAGCATTACTCCGATCGCGGATCAGACCGCAACCGAGCTGGTCCAAGGCTACGCATCGGGAACGCAGCAGACAAAGACGATCTCGATTGCGAATACCGGTACCGGCGGATTGACGAATCTCGCAGTGTCGCTAAGCGGCGAGGGCGCCGAGGACTTCGTCCTCACGCAGCCTGCCTCGACGCTGGAGAGCGGCTCCCCCGCTGCCAGCTTCACGGTCGCGGCCAAGGATGGACTCGCAGCGGGGACGCACACCGCTACGGTCACGATCAAGGCCGAGCATTTGACGGATGTATCGTTCCAGGTGACACAGGTCGTCCATGAACCGCCGCTAACGTACAGCATTGCCCCGATCGCGGACCAGACCGCAACCGAGCTGTTCCAAGGCTACGCATCGGGAACGCAGCAGACAAAGACGATCTCGATTGCCAATACCGGTACCGGCGGATTGACGAATCTCGCAGTGTCGCTAAGCGGCGAGGGCGCCGAGGACTTCGTCCTCACGCAGCCTGCCTCGACGCTGGAGAGCGGTTCGCCCGCCGCCAGCTTCACGGTCAAGGCAAAGGACGGACTCGCCGCGGGAACGCACACCGCTACGGTCACGATCAAGGCCGAGCATTTGACGGATGTATCGTTCCAGGTGACACAGGTCGTCCATGAACCGCCGCTCACTTACAGCATTACTCCGATCGCGGATCAGACCGCAACCGAGCTGTTCCAAGGCTACGCATCGGGAACGCAGCAGACAAAGACGATCTCGATTGCGAATACCGGTACCGGCGGATTGACGAATCTCGCAGTGTCGCTGAGCGGCGAGGGCGCCGAGGACTTCGTCCTCACGCAGCCTGCCTCGACGCTGGAGAGCGGCTCCCCCGCTGCCAGCTTCACGGTTACGGCCAAGGACGGATTGGCCGCGGGAACGTATACGGCTACCGTCACGATTACGGCCGACCATTTGACGGACGTGTCGTTTACGGTGATCCAAGTCGTCAAAGCCCCCGAGAACGTGTCTACGGGAACCGGGCAACCGGCTTCGACTAATATCGAAGTGCTCGTGAACGGCAAAGCCGTATATGCAGGCTCCGCGACTACAAGTCAAGTCGACGGACGATCGGTCACCACCGTGACCCTGGACCCGCAGAAGCTGGCCGAGCGGCTTGCAGTTGAAGGCACAGGTGCGATAATCACGATTCCGGTCGCGGCTGCGTCGGATCGGATCATCGTGGCGTTCGACGGCCAAGCCATTCAAAATTTGGAGCAGAAGCGCGCAGTCGTAGAACTCCAGGCGAAAAATGCCATTTACAACCTACCTGTCCAGCAAGTGAACTTCAGCTCCGTCGTAGCACAATTTGGCGCCAATATCGATCTGCGGGACGTCAAAGTCCTGATCGAGATCGCAGCGCCGACGGCCGACGTGGCCAAAATTGTCGAGAACGCGGCGACCCGCGGCAACTTTTCGTTGGTCGTACCGCCTATCAGCTTCACAGTCAAACTAGCTTATGGCGATAAGACCGTTGAAGTCACGAAGTTCAACAGCTACGTCGAACGAAAAATTGCCCTGCCTGAGGGCTCCGATCATGCCAAGATTACCACGGGCATCGTCGTGGAGCCTGACGGAACGGTGCGTCATGTACCGAGCAAAGTGACGACGATCGACGGCAAAGATTATGTCGTGATCAACAGCCTGACCAACAGTACGTACGCAGTCGTATGGAACCCGCTTCAATTCAGCGATGTAGCCGTCCATTGGGCCAAGGACAGCGTGAACGATATGGGATCCCGCATGGTCATCGGGGGCACGGGCGACGGCTTGTTCAGTCCGGATCGCGACATCACCCGCGCCGAATTCGCGGCGATCGTCGTTCGCGGCCTGGGGCTCAAGCTGGAAGATGGCACGACGCCGTTCTCGGATGCCGGCACATCGGCCGGGTACAGCAGTGCGATCAACACCGCTTTTGCCTACAACTTGATCAGCGGCTTCGAGGACGGTACCTTCCGCCCGAACGACAAGATTACTCGGGAGCAAGCCATGGTGATCATCGCCAAGGCGATGAAAGCCACCGGGCTGAGCGGAGATCGCGGCGCGACTGCCGAAGATGCATTTCTTTCGTTTGCGGATGCCTCTTCTGTCGCCACGTGGGCGATCGACAGTGTCGCCGCCAACGTCCAGGCCGGTCTGGTCAAGGGGAGAACTTCCACGAGACTGGATCCGAAGGCTTACATCACGAGAGCCGAGGTCGCGGCGATCGTGCAGCGATTGCTTCAAAAGTCCGACTTGATTTAA
- a CDS encoding carbohydrate ABC transporter permease, with protein sequence MAVNQIRKTDRIVFNLIGYIVVGLFSLLCLIPFLLTVSGSVTKDASLFEYGYRLIPKMYSLEAYKLIFRTPEVITGAYAVTILLVVSGTALGLFLTAMTSYVLHRKDFKYRNKFSFFFFFTTLFSGGLVPWYLVMINLGMKNNFLALLLPHLFAVFHIIIMRTFFTTIPESLGESAKIDGAGDFTIFLKLYLPISLPALSTIGLFIALTYWNDWYQAMLFITKPNMMPLQYHLYKVFNSMQAAQIVAQKTGMPVAQMPTETFKLAMTVVVTGPIILVYPFIQKYFVKGMTVGAVKG encoded by the coding sequence ATGGCGGTCAACCAGATCCGGAAAACAGACAGAATCGTCTTTAACCTCATCGGCTATATCGTCGTTGGTCTCTTCTCCCTTCTGTGCCTGATCCCGTTCCTGCTGACCGTCTCAGGATCGGTGACCAAGGACGCGTCGCTCTTCGAGTACGGGTACCGGCTGATCCCGAAAATGTATTCCCTTGAAGCCTACAAGCTCATCTTCCGGACGCCGGAGGTGATCACGGGCGCCTACGCCGTCACGATCCTGCTCGTCGTATCGGGCACCGCGCTCGGCCTGTTCCTTACCGCGATGACGTCCTACGTGCTGCACCGCAAGGACTTCAAATACCGCAACAAATTTTCCTTCTTCTTTTTCTTCACGACGCTTTTCAGCGGCGGGCTCGTACCGTGGTATCTCGTCATGATCAATCTGGGGATGAAAAACAATTTTCTGGCGCTGCTGCTTCCGCATTTGTTCGCCGTATTCCACATCATCATCATGCGGACGTTTTTTACGACCATTCCGGAGAGTCTCGGCGAATCCGCCAAGATCGACGGCGCCGGCGACTTTACCATATTCCTGAAGCTTTACTTGCCCATCTCGCTGCCCGCGCTGTCCACGATCGGCTTGTTCATCGCCCTGACCTATTGGAACGACTGGTATCAGGCGATGCTGTTCATCACCAAGCCGAACATGATGCCGCTGCAGTACCATCTCTACAAGGTGTTCAACTCCATGCAAGCCGCCCAGATCGTCGCGCAGAAGACCGGGATGCCGGTCGCCCAGATGCCGACGGAGACGTTTAAGCTCGCCATGACGGTCGTCGTCACGGGGCCGATCATCCTCGTATATCCGTTCATTCAGAAATATTTCGTCAAAGGCATGACCGTAGGCGCGGTGAAAGGGTAA